A region of Haliotis asinina isolate JCU_RB_2024 chromosome 9, JCU_Hal_asi_v2, whole genome shotgun sequence DNA encodes the following proteins:
- the LOC137295655 gene encoding uncharacterized protein has product MRLLILAICLATAMSVPRERGLMDLLSGATNGTELGTAFKVINAFGKVSQFIDDLKNLAPDAHKALNSSINDIKGSMNSIIGDITSSLMSGGAQKSRRGLMDLLSGATNGTELGTAFKVINAFGKVSQFIDDLKNLAPDAHKALNSSISDIKGSMNSIIGDITSSLMSGGAQKSRRGLMDLLSGATNGTELGTAFKVINAFGKVSQFIDDLKNLAPDAHKALNSSISDIKGSMNSIIGDITSSLMSGGAQKSRRGLMDLLSGATNGTELGTAFKVINAFGKVSQFIDDLKNLAPDAHKALNSSISDIKGSMNSIIGDITSSLMSGGAQKSRRGLMDLLSGATNGTELGTAFKVINAFGKVSQFIDDLKNLAPDAHKALNSSISDIKGSMNSIIGDITSSLMSGGAQKSRRGLMDLLSGATNGTELGTAFKVINAFGKVSQFIDDLKNLAPDAHKALNSSISDIKGSMNSIIGDITSSLMSGGAQKSRRGLMDLLSGATNGTELGTAFKVINAFGKVSQFIDDLKNLAPDAHKALNSSISDIKGSMNSIIGDITSSLMSGGAQKSRRGLMDLLSGATNGTELGTAFKVINAFGKVSQFIDDLKNLAPDAHKALNSSISDIKGSMNSIIGDITSSLMSGGAQKSRRGLMDLLSGATNGTELGTAFKVINAFGKVSQFIDDLKNLAPDAHKALNSSISDIKGSMNSIIGDITSSLMSGGAQKSRRGLMDLLSGATNGTELGTAFKVINAFGKVSQFIDDLKNLAPDAHKALNSSISDIKGSMNSIIGDITSSLMSGGAQKSRRGLMDLLSGATNGTELGTAFKVINAFGKVSQFIDDLKNLAPDAHKALNSSISDIKGSMNSIIGDITSSLMSGGAQKSRRGLMDLLSGATNGTELGTAFKVINAFGKVSQFIDDLKNLAPDAHKALNSSISDIKGSMNSIIGDITSSLMSGGAQKSRRGLMDLLSGATNGTELGTAFKVINAFGKVSQFIDDLKNLAPDAHKALNSSISDIKGSMNSIIGDITSSLMSGGAQKSRRGLMDLLSGATNGTELGTAFKVINAFGKVSQFIDDLKNLAPDAHKALNSSISDIKGSMNSIIGDITSSLMSGGAQKSRRGLMDLLSGATNGTELGTAFKVINAFGKVSQFIDDLKNLAPDAHKALNSSISDIKGSMNSIIGDITSSLMSGGAQKSRRGLMDLLSGATNGTELGTAFKVINAFGKVSQFIDDLKNLAPDAHKALNSSISDIKGSMNSIIGDITSSLMSGGAQKSRRGLMDLLSGATNGTELGTAFKVINAFGKVSQFIDDLKNLAPDAHKALNSSISDIKGSMNSIIGDITSSLMSGGAQKSRRGLMDLLSGATNGTELGTAFKVINAFGKVSQFIDHLKNLAPDAHKALNSSISDIKGSMNSIIGDITSSLMSGGAQKSRRGLMDLLSGATNGTELGTAFKVINAFGKVSQFIDDLKNLAPDAHKALNSSISDIKGSMNSIIGDITSSLMSGGAQKSRRGLMDLLSGATNGTELGTAFKVINAFGKVSQFIDDLKNLAPDAHKALNSSISDIKGSMNSIIGDITSSLMSGGAQKSRRGLMDLLSGATNGTELGTAFKVINAFGKVSQFIDDLKSLAPDAHKALNSSISDIKGSMNSIIGDITSSLMSGGAQKSK; this is encoded by the exons TGTTCCGCGAG AGCGGGGTCTGATGGACCTCCTGTCGGGTGCCACCAATGGTACGGAACTGGGAACAGCTTTCAAAGTCATCAATGCTTTTGGCAAAGTCAGCCAGTTTATCGACGATCTAAAGAACCTGGCCCCAGATGCACACAAGGCCTTGAACAGCAGCATCAATGATATCAAGGGCAGCATGAACAGCATCATCGGTGACATCACAAGCTCTCTCATGAGTGGTGGAGCTCAGAAAA GTCGCCGTGGTCTGATGGACCTCCTGTCGGGTGCCACCAATGGTACGGAACTGGGAACAGCTTTCAAAGTCATCAATGCTTTTGGCAAAGTCAGCCAGTTTATCGACGATCTAAAGAACCTGGCCCCAGATGCACACAAGGCCTTGAACAGCAGCATCAGTGATATCAAGGGCAGCATGAACAGCATCATCGGTGACATCACAAGCTCTCTCATGAGTGGTGGAGCTCAGAAAA GTCGCCGTGGTCTGATGGACCTCCTGTCGGGTGCCACCAATGGTACGGAACTGGGAACAGCTTTCAAAGTCATCAATGCTTTTGGCAAAGTCAGCCAGTTTATCGACGATCTAAAGAACCTGGCCCCAGATGCACACAAGGCCTTGAACAGCAGCATCAGTGATATCAAGGGCAGCATGAACAGCATCATCGGTGACATCACAAGCTCTCTCATGAGTGGTGGAGCTCAGAAAA GTCGCCGTGGTCTGATGGACCTCCTGTCGGGTGCCACCAATGGTACGGAACTGGGAACAGCTTTCAAAGTCATCAATGCTTTTGGCAAAGTCAGCCAGTTTATCGACGATCTAAAGAACCTGGCCCCAGATGCACACAAGGCCTTGAACAGCAGCATCAGTGATATCAAGGGCAGCATGAACAGCATCATCGGTGACATCACAAGCTCTCTCATGAGTGGTGGAGCTCAGAAAA GTCGCCGTGGTCTGATGGACCTCCTGTCGGGTGCCACCAATGGTACGGAACTGGGAACAGCTTTCAAAGTCATCAATGCTTTTGGCAAAGTCAGCCAGTTTATCGACGATCTAAAGAACCTGGCCCCAGATGCACACAAGGCCTTGAACAGCAGCATCAGTGATATCAAGGGCAGCATGAACAGCATCATCGGTGACATCACAAGCTCTCTCATGAGTGGTGGAGCTCAGAAAA GTCGCCGTGGTCTGATGGACCTCCTGTCGGGTGCCACCAATGGTACGGAACTGGGAACAGCTTTCAAAGTCATCAATGCTTTTGGCAAAGTCAGCCAGTTTATCGACGATCTAAAGAACCTGGCCCCAGATGCACACAAGGCCTTGAACAGCAGTATCAGTGATATCAAGGGCAGCATGAACAGCATCATCGGTGACATCACAAGCTCTCTCATGAGTGGTGGAGCTCAGAAAA GTCGCCGTGGTCTGATGGACCTCCTGTCGGGTGCCACCAATGGTACGGAACTGGGAACAGCTTTCAAAGTCATCAATGCTTTTGGCAAAGTCAGCCAGTTTATCGACGATCTAAAGAACCTGGCCCCAGATGCACACAAGGCCTTGAACAGCAGCATCAGTGATATCAAGGGCAGCATGAACAGCATCATCGGTGACATCACAAGCTCTCTCATGAGTGGTGGAGCTCAGAAAA GTCGCCGTGGTCTGATGGACCTCCTGTCGGGTGCCACCAATGGTACGGAACTGGGAACAGCTTTCAAAGTCATCAATGCTTTTGGCAAAGTCAGCCAGTTTATCGACGATCTAAAGAACCTGGCCCCAGATGCACACAAGGCCTTGAACAGCAGCATCAGTGATATCAAGGGCAGCATGAACAGCATCATCGGTGACATCACAAGCTCTCTCATGAGTGGTGGAGCTCAGAAAA GTCGCCGTGGTCTGATGGACCTCCTGTCGGGTGCCACCAATGGTACGGAACTGGGAACAGCTTTCAAAGTCATCAATGCTTTTGGCAAAGTCAGCCAGTTTATCGACGATCTAAAGAACCTGGCCCCAGATGCACACAAGGCCTTGAACAGCAGCATCAGTGATATCAAGGGCAGCATGAACAGCATCATCGGTGACATCACAAGCTCTCTCATGAGTGGTGGAGCTCAGAAAA GTCGCCGTGGTCTGATGGACCTCCTGTCGGGTGCCACCAATGGTACGGAACTGGGAACAGCTTTCAAAGTCATCAATGCTTTTGGCAAAGTCAGCCAGTTTATCGACGATCTAAAGAACCTGGCCCCAGATGCACACAAGGCCTTGAACAGCAGCATCAGTGATATCAAGGGCAGCATGAACAGCATCATCGGTGACATCACAAGCTCTCTCATGAGTGGTGGAGCTCAGAAAA GTCGCCGTGGTCTGATGGACCTCCTGTCGGGTGCCACCAATGGTACGGAACTGGGAACAGCTTTCAAAGTCATCAATGCTTTTGGCAAAGTCAGCCAGTTTATCGACGATCTAAAGAACCTGGCCCCAGATGCACACAAGGCCTTGAACAGCAGCATCAGTGATATCAAGGGCAGCATGAACAGCATCATCGGTGACATCACAAGCTCTCTCATGAGTGGTGGAGCTCAGAAAA GTCGCCGTGGTCTGATGGACCTCCTGTCGGGTGCCACCAATGGTACGGAACTGGGAACAGCTTTCAAAGTCATCAATGCTTTTGGCAAAGTCAGCCAGTTTATCGACGATCTAAAGAACCTGGCCCCAGATGCACACAAGGCCTTGAACAGCAGCATCAGTGATATCAAGGGCAGCATGAACAGCATCATCGGTGACATCACAAGCTCTCTCATGAGTGGTGGAGCTCAGAAAA GTCGCCGTGGTCTGATGGACCTCCTGTCGGGTGCCACCAATGGTACGGAACTGGGAACAGCTTTCAAAGTCATCAATGCTTTTGGCAAAGTCAGCCAGTTTATCGACGATCTAAAGAACCTGGCCCCAGATGCACACAAGGCCTTGAACAGCAGCATCAGTGATATCAAGGGCAGCATGAACAGCATCATCGGTGACATCACAAGCTCTCTCATGAGTGGTGGAGCTCAGAAAA GTCGCCGTGGTCTGATGGACCTCCTGTCGGGTGCCACCAATGGTACGGAACTGGGAACAGCTTTCAAAGTCATCAATGCTTTTGGCAAAGTCAGCCAGTTTATCGACGATCTAAAGAACCTGGCCCCAGATGCACACAAGGCCTTGAACAGCAGTATCAGTGATATCAAGGGCAGCATGAACAGCATCATCGGTGACATCACAAGCTCTCTCATGAGTGGTGGAGCTCAGAAAA GTCGCCGTGGTCTGATGGACCTCCTGTCGGGTGCCACCAATGGTACGGAACTGGGAACAGCTTTCAAAGTCATCAATGCTTTTGGCAAAGTCAGCCAGTTTATCGACGATCTAAAGAACCTGGCCCCAGATGCACACAAGGCCTTGAACAGCAGCATCAGTGATATCAAGGGCAGCATGAACAGCATCATCGGTGACATCACAAGCTCTCTCATGAGTGGTGGAGCTCAGAAAA GTCGCCGTGGTCTGATGGACCTCCTGTCGGGTGCCACCAATGGTACGGAACTGGGAACAGCTTTCAAAGTCATCAATGCTTTTGGCAAAGTCAGCCAGTTTATCGACGATCTAAAGAACCTGGCCCCAGATGCACACAAGGCCTTGAACAGCAGCATCAGTGATATCAAGGGCAGCATGAACAGCATCATCGGTGACATCACAAGCTCTCTCATGAGTGGTGGAGCTCAGAAAA GTCGCCGTGGTCTGATGGACCTCCTGTCGGGTGCCACCAATGGTACGGAACTGGGAACAGCTTTCAAAGTCATCAATGCTTTTGGCAAAGTCAGCCAGTTTATCGACGATCTAAAGAACCTGGCCCCAGATGCACACAAGGCCTTGAACAGCAGCATCAGTGATATCAAGGGCAGCATGAACAGCATCATCGGTGACATCACAAGCTCTCTCATGAGTGGTGGAGCTCAGAAAA GTCGCCGTGGTCTGATGGACCTCCTGTCGGGTGCCACCAATGGTACGGAACTGGGAACAGCTTTCAAAGTCATCAATGCTTTTGGCAAAGTCAGCCAGTTTATCGACCATCTAAAGAACCTGGCCCCAGATGCACACAAGGCCTTGAACAGCAGCATCAGTGATATCAAGGGCAGCATGAACAGCATCATCGGTGACATCACAAGCTCTCTCATGAGTGGTGGAGCTCAGAAAA GTCGCCGTGGTCTGATGGACCTCCTGTCGGGTGCCACCAATGGTACGGAACTGGGAACAGCTTTCAAAGTCATCAATGCTTTTGGCAAAGTCAGCCAGTTTATCGACGATCTAAAGAACCTGGCCCCAGATGCACACAAGGCCTTGAACAGCAGCATCAGTGATATCAAGGGCAGCATGAACAGCATCATCGGTGACATCACAAGCTCTCTCATGAGTGGTGGAGCTCAGAAAA GTCGCCGTGGTCTGATGGACCTCCTGTCGGGTGCCACCAATGGTACGGAACTGGGAACAGCTTTCAAAGTCATCAATGCTTTTGGCAAAGTCAGCCAGTTTATCGACGATCTAAAGAACCTGGCCCCAGATGCACACAAGGCCTTGAACAGCAGCATCAGTGATATCAAGGGCAGCATGAACAGCATCATCGGTGACATCACAAGCTCTCTCATGAGTGGTGGAGCTCAGAAAA GTCGCCGTGGTCTGATGGACCTCCTGTCGGGTGCCACCAATGGTACGGAACTGGGAACAGCTTTCAAAGTCATCAATGCTTTTGGCAAAGTCAGCCAGTTTATCGACGATCTAAAGAGCCTGGCCCCAGATGCACACAAGGCCTTGAACAGCAGCATCAGTGATATCAAGGGCAGCATGAACAGCATCATCGGTGACATCACAAGCTCTCTCATGAGTGGTGGAGCTCAGAAAAGTAAATAA